From a single Sorghum bicolor cultivar BTx623 chromosome 5, Sorghum_bicolor_NCBIv3, whole genome shotgun sequence genomic region:
- the LOC8082101 gene encoding calmodulin-binding receptor-like cytoplasmic kinase 1, whose product MNAKAVEGKIQFEKGTENEVNKVEIPKVWVQFRGLPSEFKEFSIIWAIGTILGVPRAVDTIFTKNTGRPRMKVAVLDPKLIPDFVDVVIGDFIYELQFAIEESLTGEPHLVDMDSINEDDPKSEDPNKGEKPNGGTSTENMDVDGKSLESHVPGNGSGAVPPSATQHGAPQGVSQLQGSGDPSANSLKKPKPVLTQIGGCSIDDGTWTTTLLPPQNDSGTIIKEFSSETSSPERSSKRNAATVDMDSTEKAAKLKAKKNLDSSIGKGIPMHFRKLFNRDWKAIEKRIEKRLSGWKGKMLTSGGRYFSEGPTGYVNGSNKPQKKATADIRDVLSVWNFDGKLAFEDIIRATENFSERYVVGSGGCGTVYKVQLQGGRLVAVKKLHETGEDVTEEERFMSEIDVLTRIRHRSIVKLYGFCSHPRYRFFVYDYIDRGSLHASLENVEIAKELNWERRVAIARDVAQALYYLHHECTPPIIHRDITSNNILLDTDFKAYVSDFGIARIIRPDSSNWSELAGTYGYIAPELSHTPAVTTKCDVYSFGVLLLEIVMGRYPSELQSHTSIEGQHHKLAMETLDKHPSSPTLVEREEISLLVQVALACLQPSPKSRPEMQEVYQKLTHDHPYCSFATSCDLTLEKLKDGEV is encoded by the exons ATGAATGCCAAGGCCGTGGAAGGTAAAATTCAGTTTGAAAAGGGCACTGAAAATGAAGTGAACAAAGTGGAGATTCCTAAAGTGTGGGTGCAGTTTAGAGGATTGCCCAGTGAGTTTAAGGAATTTTCCATTATTTGGGCAATTGGAACCATCCTGGGTGTTCCCCGCGCTGTGGACACTATCTTCACTAAGAATACGGGAAGACCTAGAATGAAAGTTGCTGTGCTGGACCCAAAACTTATCCCTGATTTTGTGGACGTGGTTATTGGGGATTTTATTTATGAGCTACAGTTTGCAATTGAGGAATCTCTCACTGGTGAACCACATCTAGTTGATATGGATTCTATCAATGAGGATGATCCTAAATCTGAAGACCCAAACAAAGGAGAAAAGCCTAATGGTGGCACCTCTACTGAAAATATGGACGTGGATGGTAAATCCCTAGAATCCCATGTGCCTGGGAATGGAAGCGGTGCGGTTCCACCTTCAGCAACCCAGCATGGCGCTCCTCAGGGAGTGTCTCAGCTGCAGGGAAGCGGGGACCCTTCTGCTAATTCTTTGAAAAAACCTAAGCCGGTGCTGACACAAATCGGAGGGTGCTCAATAGATGATGGGACTTGGACAACTACATTGTTGCCTCCACAGAATGACTCTGGGACAATCATAAAAGAATTCAGCAGTGAGACGTCTTctccagagagatccagcaagAGGAACGCTGCTACTGTGGACATGGATTCCACAGAGAAGGCGGCAAAGCTGAAGGCAAAGAAAAATTTGGATTCATCAATAGGAAAAG GTATTCCTATGCATTTTAGGAAGCTCTTTAACAGAGACTGGAAGGCCATTGAGAAACGGATTGAGAAAAGGTTAAGTGGCTGGAAAGGAAAGATGTTAACATCTGGTGGCCG GTACTTTTCAGAGGGACCCACTGGCTACGTCAATGG AAGCAATAAACCACAAAAGAAAGCAACCGCAGATATAAGAGATGTGCTTTCAGTGTGGAATTTTGATGGGAAGCTAGCATTTGAGGATATCATTAGAGCAACAGAAAATTTCAGTGAGAGGTATGTTGTTGGGTCAGGCGGGTGTGGCACTGTCTACAAAGTTCAGCTACAAGGGGGGAGATTGGTTGCAGTTAAAAAGCTTCATGAAACTGGAGAAGATGTTACTGAGGAAGAGAGATTCATGAGTGAAATTGATGTGTTAACCAGGATCAGGCATCGAAGCATTGTCAAGTTATATGGATTTTGCTCCCATCCGAGGTACAGATTTTTTGTGTATGATTATATTGATAGAGGGAGCCTTCATGCATCCCTGGAAAATGTGGAGATCGCAAAGGAGCTGAACTGGGAGAGACGAGTGGCTATTGCAAGAGACGTGGCTCAAGCTCTGTATTACTTACACCACGAATGCACCCCGCCAATAATTCACCGAGACATAACAAGTAACAATATATTGCTTGACACAGATTTTAAGGCTTATGTTTCAGACTTTGGCATAGCAAGAATCATAAGGCCAGATTCATCAAACTGGAGTGAACTAGCAGGAACATATGGTTATATAGCCCCAG AGCTTTCACACACACCAGCGGTGACAACGAAATGCGATGTCTATAGCTTTGGTGTGCTTCTGCTAGAGATAGTGATGGGGAGATACCCTAGCGAGCTGCAGTCCCATACTTCCATAGAAGGACAGCATCACAAGCTTGCAATGGAGACTTTGGACAAGCATCCATCATCACCAACATTggtggagagagaagaaattTCTCTGCTTGTCCAAGTAGCACTTGCATGCCTGCAACCTTCCCCTAAGTCCAGACCAGAAATGCAGGAGGTTTATCAGAAACTGACTCACGACCACCCTTATTGTTCTTTTGCCACATCTTGCGACCTTACATTAGAAAAACTAAAGGATGGAGAAGTGTAA